In Phocoena sinus isolate mPhoSin1 chromosome 10, mPhoSin1.pri, whole genome shotgun sequence, a single genomic region encodes these proteins:
- the LOC116760151 gene encoding LOW QUALITY PROTEIN: olfactory receptor 9 (The sequence of the model RefSeq protein was modified relative to this genomic sequence to represent the inferred CDS: inserted 2 bases in 1 codon; deleted 3 bases in 2 codons; substituted 1 base at 1 genomic stop codon) yields LLVYRVTLLGNSLIXLLTLADAALHSPMHFFLRHFSAAGLLYTKTIVPRMLADLLSSGPTIPPTGCFTQLYFSLPVIAERGLLTAMASDRYAAVCRQLHHSTLMGQGACVHMVGTSHHMGIITGTTHSIFIFTLPFPGANTIHRLLCDILPVLMLASSSTLWGEWVGNLALTIAFILTPFSLTVASYARILSIILGVVTSQGRXRIFSTCSSHLLAITLFFGTGTVAYMRPWAGSSQDGDQILAVFYTAVTPMFNPLVYTEKQRGHGAMRQLVKRYVWSP; encoded by the exons CTTCTGGTCTACCGGGTCACCCTGCTGGGCAACTCGCTGAT CCTCCTCACACTGGCAGACGCTGCCCTGCACTCGCCC ATGCACTTCTTCCTGCGCCACTTCTCTGCGGCGGGGCTCCTCTACACCAAGACCATCGTGCCCAGGATGCTGGCCGACCTCCTCTCCTCCGGCCCCACCATCCCGCCCACTGGCTGCTTCACCCAGCTGTACTTCTCGCTCCCTGTCATCGCTGAACGCGGCCTGCTCACGGCCATGGCCAGTGACCGCTATGCTGCCGTCTGCCGGCAGCTGCATCACTCCACCCTGATGGGCCAGGGAGCGTGTGTGCACATGGTGGGCACCTCCCACCACATGGGCATCATCACCGGCACCACTCACTCCATCTTCATCTTCACTTTGCCTTTCCCTGGTGCCAACACCATCCATCGCCTCCTGTGTGACATCCTGCCTGTGCTGATGCTGGCCAGCTCGAGCACCTTGTGGGGTGAA TGGGTGGGCAATCTTGCCCTCACGATAGCCTTTATCCTGACCCCCTTCTCACTGACTGTAGCCTCCTATGCCCGTATTCTTAGCATCATCCTTGGGGTCGTGACATCCCAGGGACGTTGAAGAATCTTCTCTACCTGTTCCTCCCACCTACTTGCAATCACGCTCTTTTTTGGGACGGGGACTGTTGCCTACATGAGGCCATGGGCAGGCTCCTCCCAGGACGGGGACCAGATCCTTGCCGTCTTCTACACAGCTGTCACTCCCATGTTCAACCCTTTGGTCTACACTGAGAAACAAAGAGGTCATGGGGCAATGAGGCAGCTCGTGAAGAGATATGTCTGGAGCCCTTGA